The sequence gtgggctttttatgaatatatataaaaggatAAAcagtaaataaaattatatcataTGTGTTCAGTAATTTCCATACACATACAAGCACCTTCAGTAGTGAAAATAGCATTATAATTTTACCTTCATTCTTATgctttaaatataaaaaaataaaaaaattaaatatcaactttaaatgaatattacTTGAAGAAAtggaatataaataattcaagTTTTCCcaaatatttatatctaAATATAATGCAATTATATCTAAAGTTAAATGAATGAAGCAGATAAGAAATATGAACATAGATAAGTACATATTGCAGCAAAATGATATAACTAAACTATCTAAATCATAGGCGCTAAaactatatttttgtttcatGTAATTTATGTTAAATGTCAATACATTAAATAgattgaaataaaaataactaatAGGAACATATTCTACTTTGActttgtttatatattttaaattatcatcattattCATTACgtctctttcttttttatttaaaagtaaTGTATATTCATCTTCAGGtgttaaataattattaacgTAAATAGGCATAGAGTAAGTGCCATTAAACTTATTTATAAAGAtgtttgaaaaaaaattaagtttattaatattaagaTCATTATATTCTATAACCGGTCCAAAATGAATTAGTTTaggaatataaaataaattatctactctttttgttttactttttgttaaatttttctttacttCAGACTTTTTACTTTTCGTTAATAAAGTTGTAACAGTACCGTatctatataatttattgttAACATAAGTAATTATGTgtaagtatatattttttttcttattataaaGATTATCTGGAATGATTAAATCAAATGAGGGATAAATATTTTCTGTAAAAAACAgccatttcttttttctttttattttcttttcatcCCAATTATAAGTGGTAtttgtaaaattataaatattaataaaatttttatcagaatcaatatatttttcatttatatatttattcaagTCTATATATTCTACACAAGATAGGTATAAATGGTAatctattttatcatttttttttaatacatttttatatggCTTATAcaagtattttttttctttatgatCACCTACctcttcatttaaataatattttaattcttctgAAGGATCATACAATGGTgtctttatattttcatatatgtaATAAGAGCTAtacaatatataataaaatataattccaattattattttaatcattttttcaatacatttttctttttacatatataaaaaaaaatatatatatacatataagtaaattttgtaaaatatttaatttaaaaaaattacgtTAATAACAGAGTTACATTTTTAAATGGCATACAATATtcacaaatatatatatacaaaaattaatagtagtgactaaaaaaaattaaaaagaataaataattccataaaaaaaataacattaacaaataaatatttttgagaatattttaaagttataatttcatattaaaataaaatataatatatatatatatatttatttaaaaatgcacaaaaatataaatttacaaTAATGCttcaatttattatatacttTAAGACACTCCATACTTTATATCATTTCATTTAGCTTAatgattaaaatttttatataaaacagAAAAATTTCAATAGTACttcaaaatattaattaaaaaaattataaaataataaagattttaataattttttatattttcattttttaaattatcttcattaaattatatttctcaatttttattttattttttttttttttaatattttaaataataataataaatattattataaatatttttcttttttattctaaattttttcattttttaaattataaatattgaaAGATTAGTGTTacctcttttattttatacttataaaaatggaattggaaataaattttaaaaataaaaataattcagaagagaaaaaaaaatttgaaattaACAATATAAATAGAATTATTTTAGATATATTATGCACAGAAGCTATAaggaaaattaaatttattttacatatattaaaagaattattaaaaaaaaaaacgaacattttacatgtatatataagtaATAGCATTGATCATTTATCAACTGAAAACAAACAAAAgcaaatgtaaaaatatatttacatatgcTTTTATAGCATctagaaaaaattttaaaattataattattattatttaataacaaataattttatttttagattTAATTCTTTACAAGATCAAATTGAATTATGCGAAAATGAAActcattataatttaataaaaaaaaaaattgaaaaatatattgattCATTGAGTGAAacaaatgaaatattatgCCAAAACTCACCTACTGatagaaatataaaagtgaaaaacaaaagaattaactaaataaaatttattattactaagaaaaaatgtaatgttttaattttttattttttaaaaaataggaaaatagaaataaattaattgaaGATGGTACCCTACTTCTAAAcatatttagaaaaataaaaaaattagatttTTCATCTGTTTTgaatgaattaaatatatttaaagaagAGCAAAATTTACTTCTTAATGTAGAAAATATAtaggaaaatatatttttttaagttgAATATTTTACTGTATATTttctatcttttttattggttttttttttttcttttagttAAAACAGAGTGTTTATCATAAAAAACAGATAATCAATATTTTGAACGAACAAATAAAAGAGCAAATAGAAAgcaccaaaaaaaaaaaaaaaaaaattgaagaaaaaattgaacaaattgaaaaaagaaaaaaaattttttttgtaaaatctATGctctattatatatataaagaagaaTATGTTCATGCGAAAGTGTCTAAttataatatgaatataagTTTTAAATATGATTTAACTAAAAAATCGAAGGAAAAAAtggaagaaaaattaaaaacctACGATAGTATTAATGATTATATTAAGaattttctaaataaaagaaatgatCATGTTAgtatttcattaatttatatatatgatatataataatattttctgTTAActattttcttataattatGCTTACTATagcaaaaatatattttttttttattatgccTTTTTTACAACGAATAACTATATATAAAGATCACAATAATGCtactatttatatatttttagttactagaaatattaattatataattataagaaaattaaaatgttattaatttaattttaatttttttaagttacAAAATATCCACGATGAATTAGttgattattataaaaaagaaaaaattaaaaagagtaaagaattagaagaaataaataatgaaattaataaaatcattaaaaGCATAGAAttgaaaaagaataaaatagtaattcaaaacataaaaataaaaaaaaaaaataaataaataaaaaataaaaattaagcagtttatctttttttgtataagtatatatatatatatatatatttttttttttaatgtaagatatcctaattttattatttttctgtAAAGATATGGTTTAttataagaatataaaaattttgaaataattttattatcattttagATTCAATATGAAGAAGTGAATAAATCGCGGGAAACAGAGgagaaaacaaaaatgaaaaaggaaatagaagaaaaagaatttttaaaaaaatataatgaatctATCTTATTTCTACAACATAtaggaagaaaaaaaataaaagattatgaagaaaaaaaaaaaaaattaaaaagaaagatcaaaaaaaaaaaaaaaagttagatattcaaaatgaaattttttctaatattcaacccttttttttttaattttcattttaatatataaaatatttaagtgaaaaataatatatttaaaattaatatggaaaaaaaaaaaaaaaaaaaattcaaaaaacataaaatttataattactaGAAacgaaaaattttaaaaattaaaatttacagGAAATTAAATATGTATAGTTAAAGTTCattgataaaatattaaagtaCATTCTTTTATATGTTTCTGAAGTAGGAATAATATCAAAgacatataaattatttttcaattttttctttttctttaaagaATTATCAGAACTATCTTTTAATGACTTATCagaattatattttagaGAATTATcagaattatattttaaagaattttcGTAATCATATTTTGAAGGATTACTATTCTCCTTTATTGAACTATGATACTGATTATTTAAGGAATTTATATGGTTTTtatgataattatttatgttaCTTATGCTATCATTATATTCATGCTTTTCcaaattttcaaattttatctttttatcaaaaaattcTTCATTAAATTCATTCTTACTTTGTTTTGCTTCAGAAGATGTTTCTacataatttctttttcttcttttattttttcttttattttccaatttttcataaaaatttatatttttttctaatccTTCTTTTAAGGTCACGCCACCtaaattctcttttttttcatttccatCTGAATTGAAAATAACTGAAAAATCATccaaattatttaaatattcaaagaaattaataaaaaaagaataatgaaaatatatatttaaaatgtttttgtaaaatatattatcacatatttcattttcaattTGTGTaattgaataatttttattaataataattaattcaTTAGTGT comes from Plasmodium relictum strain SGS1 genome assembly, chromosome: 9 and encodes:
- the SR1 gene encoding serpentine receptor, putative, whose protein sequence is MIKIIIGIIFYYILYSSYYIYENIKTPLYDPSEELKYYLNEEVGDHKEKKYLYKPYKNVLKKNDKIDYHLYLSCVEYIDLNKYINEKYIDSDKNFINIYNFTNTTYNWDEKKIKRKKKWLFFTENIYPSFDLIIPDNLYNKKKNIYLHIITYVNNKLYRYGTVTTLLTKSKKSEVKKNLTKSKTKRVDNLFYIPKLIHFGPVIEYNDLNINKLNFFSNIFINKFNGTYSMPIYVNNYLTPEDEYTLLLNKKERDVMNNDDNLKYINKVKVEYVPISYFYFNLFNVLTFNINYMKQKYSFSAYDLDSLVISFCCNMYLSMFIFLICFIHLTLDIIALYLDINIWENLNYLYSISSSNIHLKLIFNFFIFLYLKHKNEGKIIMLFSLLKVLVCVWKLLNTYDIILFTVYPFIYIHKKPTLNKNNSNIIKFENYMNKRLYFIMFFSLIIIFIYNLAFNKYNSFYSLINTTIGVHSYIFNFIFMFPQVLRNYYTKTVQYMTIFSFILLFLNVIIDDIFAVFLRMPTIHKYNVLGDDIIFIIFLLQYFLYKKERKIIVINDDKLIEESKKNK